From a region of the Penaeus vannamei isolate JL-2024 chromosome 2, ASM4276789v1, whole genome shotgun sequence genome:
- the LOC138865631 gene encoding uncharacterized protein produces the protein MIEACEDLGTQRILDLANKIYNSGIIPRQMKESVFITTPKKGDLLDCSIYRLSLMSHIIKNKGMRIAIFVMKTLAETAMEMQKNLYVIFIDYEEAIDRVKHQEIMNDLQQLDLENKDLRLLKKQYWEQVAAVSLEGELSDWTDIRRGVRQGCVLSPDLLSLYAELIKRKLNNEGKC, from the exons atGATAGAAGCATGCGAAGATCTCGGAACACAGAGGATATTAGATCTCGCCAATAAAATCTATAACAGTGGAATCATACCGAGACAAATGAAAGAATCCGTTTTTATAACTACACCGAAGAAAGGAGACCTCTTAGACTGTAGCATTTACAGACTAAGCCTTATGAGTCACATCATCAAG AACAAGGGAATGCGAATCGCAATATTTGTCATGAAAACACTAGCTGAAACAGCAATGGAAATGCAAAAGAACTTGTATGTAATATTCATAGACTACGAGGAAGCGATTGATAGAGTAAAACATCAAGAAATCATGAACGACCTACAACAACTAGATCTAGAAAATAAAGACTTAAGATTACTAAAAAAGCAATATTGGGAACAGGTAGCAGCTGTTTCATTGGAAGGTGAACTCAGCGACTGGACTGATATCAGGCGAGGAGTCCGTCAAGGATGTGTTTTGTCTCCTGATTTACTCTCTTTATATGCTGAACTGATTAAGAGAAAATTAAACAATGAAGGGAAATGTTAA